The Azospirillum ramasamyi DNA segment GTCTGGGCCACGTCGGTTGCTCCATCTCTGAAATCCGGACCAGCGGTCGGGCGTGCGACACCGGTATCGATTTTCTGGGCAGATCCCGGACTGGCTGTTTTTCAGGCGATAGGGCCGTCGAAAGCGTCCAGCGGGATCGACCGGAAAGCCATTCTTTGAAAGGCTTGTCGATGCCGGGGTCGGCAACACTGCCGGGGCTGGCCCATCATTGGACGCTTGGGATGCACGCACCGTCGTTGGCGCGTCTCTGGCCCCCTTTTCGCAAGCCTCATGCCAAAGGATGGCTTTTGCCGAAGAATGGGCCGGAGCGATTGATTTTCCTGGCTATGACCTGGCGGAAGGTATGAAACGGCCGAGGCTGCCATCGCGCCGCCTGCCGATTTTTGCGGCGCACGCATGCCGGGTTGGTCATGCTTTGTGCAAGACCTAAGCATGATCCAAAAACAGGCACCTAGGTATCGGGTGCGGACCGGGGCGCGATCCCGCGGAATCCCTGGAGTTTTCCCGCGACGGCCCGCTTGCGAAGAGCTTGGCACGCGGATTGCGGAGGGTTCGGCGAGACAGCAGCGGGGACCGGCAACGTCGCCATTAACCCGCGACACCGGCCTATCCCACGCGACGACGCGCGGAATCAGCCCTGGTTCGACGACGAACCGCCCGGACAACGGCGTCCGAACAGGTTTGCACCCGCCTTCGCGATCCACTCGCGGGGCGGGGACGCAGGCCTGTTCGGACGCCTTTTCTTTTTGGCCCCGTGCCTGACCTTGCAGCAGGCCGGACACGATAGACGAGGCAGACGCGCCATGGACATGCATCTCTCATCGAACAACGGGTCCGCCGTCAAATCCGATGCCATCAAATCCGATGCCGCCGGTTCCGGTGCCGTCGAAGTCAACGAGGCCGCATTGCCGAACGGCGGCCCGGTCAAGGAACGGCTGGTGGTGGTCGGCAACGGCATGGCCGGCATGAAGGCGGTGGAAGAGCTGCTGGCCAAGGCGCCCGGCCGCTTCGACATCACCGTCTTCGGGGCCGAGCCCCATCCCAACTACAACCGCATCATGCTGTCGCCGGTGCTGGCGGGGGAAAAGACCTTCGACCAGATCGTGCTGAACAGCCGCGAGTGGTACGACGCCAACGGCATCACCCTGCTGACCGGCGAAGCGGTGGAGGGCATCGACCGCGCGGCCAAGACGGTCGTTTCGCAATCCGGCCGCGTCGTTCCCTATGACAGGCTGCTGATCGCCACCGGCTCCATGCCCTTCATCATCCCGGTGCCGGGATCGACCCTGCCGGGCGTCATCGGCTTCCGCGATCTGGCCGATGTCGAGGCCATGCTGGCGGCGGCGGCGAAGGGCGGCCGCGCCGTGGTGATCGGCGGCGGCCTGCTGGGGCTGGAGGCGGCGAACGGCTTGCGGGTCAAGGGGATGGAGGTCACCGTCGTCCACCTGATGCCGACGCTGATGGAACGCCAGCTCGACCCGTCGGCCGGCATGCTGCTGCAACGCGAGCTGGAGCGCCGCGGCATCGAGGTGCTGACCGGCGCCGACACCGCCGAGATTGTTGGAAATAACGAGGGGGATGTGCGGGTCGGCGCGGTGCGGCTGAAGGACGGGCGCGAGCTGCCGGCCGACATCGTCGTCATGGCGGTGGGCATCCGCCCGAACATGGCGCTGGGCAAGGCGGCCGGGCTGGACTGCGGACGCGGCATCCGCGTGGACGACCAGATGCGCACCAGCGACCCGTCGATCTACGCGGTCGGCGAATGCGTCGAGCATCGCGGCGTCACCTGGGGCCTCGTCGCCCCGCTGTTCGAGATGGCGAAGGTGCTGGCCGACCGGCTGGCCGGGGGGGAGGGCAGCACCTATACCGGCTCCGTCACCTCGACCAAGCTGAAGGTCACGGGCGTCGACGTCTTTTCCGCCGGCGATTTCTCGGGCGGGGCGGGGACCGAGGACATCGTGTTCCGCGATGCCGCCCGCGGCGTCTACAAGCGGCTGGTGCTGAAGGACGGCAAGCTGCTGGGCGCGGTGCTGTACGGCGACACCAGGGACGGCGCCTGGTACTTCTCGCTGCTGAAGGACGGCGCCGACGTGTCGGCCGAGCGCGACACCATGATCTTCGGCCCATATTTTTCCAATGGGGGCTTCGGCGGCGATGCCGGCAACCCCGACGCCGCCATCGCCGCGTTGCCCGATTCCGCCGAAATCTGCGGCTGCAACGGCGTGTGCAAGGGCGCCATCGTCATGGCGATCACCGGGAAGGGCCTGACCAGCCTGGACGAGGTGAAGGCGCACACCAAGGCCTCGGCCTCCTGCGGCGGCTGCGCCGGCACGGTGGAGCGGCTGCTGGCGGCGACGCTGGGCGACGGCTTCACCGCGGCGCCCAAGGTCAAGCCGATGTGCAAATGCACCCGCCACACCCATGACGAGGTGCGGGCTGCCATCGTCGGCCGGGGGCTGAAGACCATGGCCGACGTGCTCCAGGCGATGGAGTGGACGACGCCCGACGGCTGCGCCTCCTGCCGGCCGGCGCTGAACTATTACCTGCTGTGCGCCTGGCCGGGCGAGTACCGGGACGATTACCAGTCGCGCTACATCAACGAGCGCGCCCACGCCAACATCCAGAAGGACGGCACCTATTCGGTCGTGCCGCGCATGTGGGGCGGGCTGACGAACGCCGCCGAACTGCGCGCCATCGCCGATGTGGTGGACAAGTTCGCCATCCCCACCGTGAAGGTCACCGGCGGCCAGCGCATCGACCTGTTCGGCGTGAAGAAGGAGGATCTGCCGGCGGTCTGGGCCGACCTGAACGCCGCCGGGATGGTGTCAGGACACGCCTATGCCAAGGGGCTGCGCACGGTGAAGACCTGCGTCGGCTCGGAATGGTGCCGCTTCGGCACGCAGGATTCGACCGGGCTGGGCGTGAAGCTGGAACGCATGACCTGGGGCAGCTGGACCCCGCACAAGGTCAAGCTGGCGGTGTCCGGCTGCCCGCGCAACTGTGCCGAGGCGACCATCAAGGATCTGGGCGTCGTCTGCATCGACAGCGGCTACGAGCTGCATGTCGGCGGCAACGGCGGCCTGCATGTCCGGGCCTGCGACCTGCTGGTCCGCGTCGCCACGGAGGAGGAGGTGCTGGAATACACCGGCGCCTTCATGCAGCTGTACCGCGAGGAGGCCCGCTATCTGGAGCGCACCGCGCCGTGGGTGGAGCGGGTCGGCCTCGACCACGTCAAGGCGGCGCTGGTCGAGGATCCGGGGCGGCGGCGGGCGTTGAACGCGCGCTTCCTGTTTTCGCAGACCTTCTCGCAGGACGACCCGTGGGCGGAGCGTGCCGCCAAGGGCGTCGACCGTCACGAATTCAATCTGCTCGCCGAAGTGGGGTAACGGATCATGGACAGCATCATCATGGAAAACGCCGCTTCGGAAACCGTCTGGACCCATGTCGGCACGATCGACGACATTCCGCTGCTGGGATCGCGCGTCGTCCGCACCCCGGATGGGGACATCGCCCTGTTCCGCACGGCTGCCGACGAGGTCTTTGCCCTGGAAGATGCCTGCCCGCACAAGCGGGGACCGCTGTCCCAGGGCATCGTCCATGGCCGCCGCGTCACCTGCCCGCTGCACGGCTGGGTGATCGAGCTGGCGACCGGCGAGGCCGTCGCCCCGGACGAGGGCCGCGCCGGCCATGTTCCGGTGCGGGTGGAGGGGCGGAGCGTCGCCATCGCTCTCGGCGGGGTCAAGCTGTCGCGCGGCGGCTGCCGCAAGGCCTGCGGCCATGTTTGACGGAGCGGAGCTTGCCTCCGGCGGACAACGGGAGGTGAAGACCACCTGTCCCTATTGCGGGGTCGGGTGCGGGGTGATCGCGCGGGTGGCGGCGGATGGCGCCGTCAGCGTGCGCGGCGATGCCGGCCACCCGGCGAACCGGGGGCGGCTCTGCTCCAAGGGATCGGCGCTGGCCGACACGCTGGTGCCGGAGGGGCGCTTGCTCCATCCCGAGATCGGCGGCCCGGAAAATAGGTATCGGCGGGTGTCGTGGGACGAGGCGCTGGGCGAGGTGGCCCGGCGTTTTTCCGACACCATCGCCAGGCATGGGCCGGATTCGGTGGCCTTCTACGTCTCCGGGCAGCTGCTGACCGAGGATTATTACGTCGCCAACAAGCTGATGAAGGGCTTCATCGGGTCGGCGAACATCGACACCAACTCGCGGCTGTGCATGGCGTCGTCGGTGGTCGGGCACAAGCGCGGGCTGGGTGCCGACGCGGTGCCGGGAAGCTACGAGGATTTCGAATGCGCCGATCTGGTGGTGCTGGTCGGCTCCAACCTCGCCTGGTGCCATCCGGTGCTGAACCAGCGGCTGCTGGCGGCGCGGGCGGAGCGGGGCACGCGCATCGTCCTGGTCGATCCGCGGCGGACCGACTGCGTGGACGCCGCCGACCGCCATCTGGCGCTGAAGGCCGGGACCGATGCGGTGCTGTTCAACGGGC contains these protein-coding regions:
- the nirB gene encoding nitrite reductase large subunit NirB; the encoded protein is MDMHLSSNNGSAVKSDAIKSDAAGSGAVEVNEAALPNGGPVKERLVVVGNGMAGMKAVEELLAKAPGRFDITVFGAEPHPNYNRIMLSPVLAGEKTFDQIVLNSREWYDANGITLLTGEAVEGIDRAAKTVVSQSGRVVPYDRLLIATGSMPFIIPVPGSTLPGVIGFRDLADVEAMLAAAAKGGRAVVIGGGLLGLEAANGLRVKGMEVTVVHLMPTLMERQLDPSAGMLLQRELERRGIEVLTGADTAEIVGNNEGDVRVGAVRLKDGRELPADIVVMAVGIRPNMALGKAAGLDCGRGIRVDDQMRTSDPSIYAVGECVEHRGVTWGLVAPLFEMAKVLADRLAGGEGSTYTGSVTSTKLKVTGVDVFSAGDFSGGAGTEDIVFRDAARGVYKRLVLKDGKLLGAVLYGDTRDGAWYFSLLKDGADVSAERDTMIFGPYFSNGGFGGDAGNPDAAIAALPDSAEICGCNGVCKGAIVMAITGKGLTSLDEVKAHTKASASCGGCAGTVERLLAATLGDGFTAAPKVKPMCKCTRHTHDEVRAAIVGRGLKTMADVLQAMEWTTPDGCASCRPALNYYLLCAWPGEYRDDYQSRYINERAHANIQKDGTYSVVPRMWGGLTNAAELRAIADVVDKFAIPTVKVTGGQRIDLFGVKKEDLPAVWADLNAAGMVSGHAYAKGLRTVKTCVGSEWCRFGTQDSTGLGVKLERMTWGSWTPHKVKLAVSGCPRNCAEATIKDLGVVCIDSGYELHVGGNGGLHVRACDLLVRVATEEEVLEYTGAFMQLYREEARYLERTAPWVERVGLDHVKAALVEDPGRRRALNARFLFSQTFSQDDPWAERAAKGVDRHEFNLLAEVG
- the nirD gene encoding nitrite reductase small subunit NirD, coding for MDSIIMENAASETVWTHVGTIDDIPLLGSRVVRTPDGDIALFRTAADEVFALEDACPHKRGPLSQGIVHGRRVTCPLHGWVIELATGEAVAPDEGRAGHVPVRVEGRSVAIALGGVKLSRGGCRKACGHV